The following proteins are co-located in the Rippkaea orientalis PCC 8801 genome:
- the shc gene encoding squalene--hopene cyclase, with protein sequence MQTQNRVTSTQKVELSNLTKAIIASQNYIMSRQYPEGYWWGELESNITLTAETILLHKIWKTDKTRPFHKVETYLRRQQNEQGGWELFYGDGGELSTSVEAYMALRLLGVTPEDPALIRAKDFILSQGGISKTRIFTKFHLALIGCYDWKGIPSIPPWIMLFPDNFPFTIYEMSSWARESTVPLLIVFDKKPIFEIEPAFNLDELYAEGVENVKYALPRNHNWSDIFLGLDKLFKWTEKNNLVPFHKKSLQAAERWMLNHQQESGDWGGIMPPMVNSLIAFKVLNYDVADPSVQRGFEAIDRFSIEEEDTYRVQACVSPVWDTAWVIRALVDSGLKPDHPSLVKAGEWLLDKQILEYGDWAIKNKQGKPGGWAFEFINRFYPDLDDSAVVVMALNGIKLPDENCKKAAINRCLEWMATMQCKPGGWAAFDVDNDQAWINEIPYGDLKAMIDPNTADVTARVLEMVGSCGLKMDENRVQKALFYLEKEQESDGSWFGRWGVNYIYGTSGVLSALAVIAPNTHKPQMEKAVNWLISCQNEDGGWGETCWSYNDPSLKGTGVSTASQTAWALIGLLDAGEALETLATDAIKRGINYLLDTQTPDGTWEEAEFTGTGFPCHFYIRYHLYRHYFPLIALGRYWKIGLKNLKG encoded by the coding sequence ATGCAGACACAAAACAGAGTAACGTCAACTCAAAAAGTTGAGCTATCAAACCTCACTAAAGCTATCATCGCCAGTCAAAATTATATAATGTCCCGACAATATCCTGAAGGATACTGGTGGGGTGAACTAGAATCGAATATAACTCTAACTGCGGAAACTATCTTACTCCACAAAATTTGGAAAACTGACAAAACCCGTCCTTTCCATAAAGTAGAAACCTATCTGCGTCGTCAACAAAATGAACAGGGAGGATGGGAACTTTTTTATGGAGATGGGGGAGAATTGAGTACCTCTGTTGAAGCATATATGGCACTCCGTTTATTAGGAGTTACCCCAGAAGATCCTGCCCTAATTCGCGCTAAAGACTTTATCCTTAGTCAAGGTGGTATTAGCAAAACCCGCATTTTTACTAAGTTTCATCTAGCGTTAATTGGCTGTTATGATTGGAAAGGAATCCCGTCTATTCCGCCTTGGATTATGCTTTTTCCTGATAACTTCCCTTTCACAATTTATGAGATGTCGAGTTGGGCTAGGGAAAGTACTGTTCCTCTGCTAATTGTCTTTGATAAAAAGCCTATTTTTGAGATTGAACCAGCCTTTAATCTTGATGAATTGTATGCAGAAGGTGTTGAAAATGTCAAGTATGCTTTACCTCGTAATCATAATTGGTCAGACATCTTTTTAGGACTGGATAAATTGTTTAAATGGACAGAAAAAAATAACTTAGTTCCTTTCCATAAAAAGAGTCTCCAAGCTGCTGAAAGATGGATGTTAAACCATCAACAAGAAAGCGGAGATTGGGGAGGAATTATGCCACCGATGGTTAACTCCTTAATTGCCTTCAAAGTGCTGAATTACGATGTTGCTGATCCCTCGGTTCAACGGGGTTTTGAAGCCATTGATCGCTTTTCCATTGAAGAAGAAGATACCTATCGGGTTCAAGCTTGTGTCTCACCTGTTTGGGACACCGCATGGGTGATTAGAGCCCTAGTTGACTCAGGGTTAAAACCCGATCATCCTTCGTTAGTTAAAGCTGGTGAATGGTTACTGGATAAACAAATCCTTGAATACGGAGATTGGGCAATTAAAAATAAACAAGGAAAACCAGGGGGTTGGGCGTTTGAATTTATTAACCGTTTCTATCCCGATCTCGATGATTCTGCCGTTGTTGTCATGGCCTTAAATGGCATCAAATTACCCGATGAAAATTGCAAAAAAGCAGCTATAAATCGCTGCCTAGAATGGATGGCAACCATGCAATGTAAACCAGGGGGCTGGGCAGCTTTTGATGTCGATAATGATCAAGCTTGGATTAATGAAATTCCCTATGGCGATCTTAAAGCGATGATCGATCCCAATACCGCAGATGTCACCGCTAGGGTATTAGAAATGGTGGGATCGTGTGGCTTGAAAATGGATGAAAACCGCGTTCAAAAAGCCCTATTTTATTTAGAAAAAGAACAGGAATCTGATGGGAGTTGGTTTGGACGATGGGGAGTTAACTATATCTACGGAACCAGTGGTGTTTTATCAGCATTAGCGGTTATTGCACCCAATACCCATAAACCTCAGATGGAAAAAGCCGTTAATTGGTTAATTAGCTGCCAAAATGAGGACGGAGGATGGGGAGAAACCTGTTGGAGTTATAACGATCCTTCCCTCAAAGGAACAGGGGTTAGTACCGCTTCTCAAACCGCTTGGGCACTTATTGGATTATTGGATGCGGGAGAAGCCTTAGAAACCTTAGCCACAGATGCCATAAAACGGGGAATTAACTATTTATTAGACACCCAAACCCCTGACGGAACCTGGGAAGAAGCGGAGTTTACTGGAACAGGGTTTCCCTGTCATTTCTATATCCGTTATCACCTCTATCGTCATTATTTTCCTTTAATTGCTTTAGGACGTTATTGGAAAATTGGGTTGAAAAATCTGAAGGGGTGA
- a CDS encoding efflux RND transporter periplasmic adaptor subunit, with product MESSEKSQSNQLPSKPRNRLVILGLFLLVAGSGLGITWWLTSRTNQSNPGALAQKMPPTPVKLMTLKTGTIEDTSEVVGTIEARDTVVIKPEIEGRISQILVKEGDRVQQGQVIITLDNSDWQAELLAAKARLASTEARLAELQAGNRAEDIAEARASLREAQARLANAQGGARPEEIAQAEAQLRSAQAEAELAQQRVKRYDRLQAEGAISADQYQEYTTEARSSQAAVEQAQRRLSQLTKNRRSDIDELAAAVERERQNLQRLETGPRSEVIAQARAEVAQATAQVRMAEVKLSKTQIAAPISGIVGDIPAEVGDYVEQGNNLTTLTENNVLELNLSIPLEKAPQLRLGLPVEILDVSGQAIATGKISFISPNVTSDSQLVVAKATFVNLERSLLNRQFIQAKVIWEQRPGILIPATAVSRLGATTFVFVAEPDKAAQTDKPQWITKQRQITLGNLQGNNYQVIDGLKAGENIVSAGILKLSDGAPIQPMDNKQ from the coding sequence ATGGAATCCTCAGAAAAATCTCAATCCAATCAATTACCGTCAAAACCGAGAAATCGGCTCGTCATTCTCGGCTTATTTCTCTTAGTAGCCGGATCAGGACTGGGGATAACTTGGTGGCTGACCAGTCGAACCAATCAAAGCAATCCAGGGGCTTTAGCCCAGAAAATGCCCCCTACGCCCGTTAAACTGATGACCCTCAAGACCGGAACTATCGAAGACACCTCGGAAGTGGTAGGAACCATCGAGGCAAGAGATACCGTGGTGATCAAACCTGAAATTGAAGGGCGTATCAGTCAAATTTTAGTCAAAGAAGGCGATCGTGTTCAACAGGGACAAGTTATTATCACCCTCGATAATAGCGATTGGCAAGCGGAATTACTGGCAGCCAAAGCCAGATTAGCCAGTACCGAGGCCAGACTCGCTGAACTCCAAGCCGGAAACCGCGCAGAAGATATCGCCGAAGCCAGAGCGAGTTTGCGAGAAGCCCAAGCCCGTTTAGCTAACGCCCAAGGAGGGGCTAGACCTGAAGAAATTGCCCAAGCAGAAGCTCAATTGCGCTCAGCCCAAGCAGAAGCCGAATTAGCCCAACAACGGGTTAAACGCTATGACCGACTCCAAGCAGAAGGGGCAATTTCTGCTGACCAGTACCAGGAATATACCACAGAAGCACGGAGTAGCCAAGCAGCCGTAGAGCAAGCTCAACGTCGCTTGTCCCAATTAACCAAAAATCGTCGTTCTGATATCGATGAATTGGCAGCAGCCGTTGAACGGGAACGACAAAATTTACAACGTCTAGAAACGGGTCCCCGTTCGGAAGTCATTGCTCAGGCAAGGGCTGAAGTTGCCCAAGCAACGGCACAAGTCCGCATGGCTGAGGTTAAGTTGAGTAAAACCCAAATTGCTGCCCCTATTTCTGGGATTGTTGGGGATATTCCGGCTGAAGTCGGTGATTATGTTGAACAAGGGAATAACTTAACGACGTTGACGGAAAATAACGTTTTAGAGCTTAATCTGTCGATTCCTCTAGAAAAAGCTCCCCAACTCCGTCTCGGTTTACCAGTAGAGATTTTAGATGTTTCTGGACAAGCGATCGCTACAGGGAAAATTAGCTTTATTTCCCCCAATGTGACTTCTGACTCCCAATTAGTGGTGGCTAAGGCGACTTTTGTTAATCTGGAGAGAAGTTTATTAAACCGTCAATTTATCCAAGCTAAAGTCATTTGGGAGCAACGTCCAGGGATATTAATTCCAGCTACAGCAGTTTCTCGTCTAGGGGCAACTACCTTTGTTTTTGTGGCTGAACCTGATAAGGCTGCTCAAACGGATAAGCCTCAATGGATAACCAAACAACGACAAATTACCCTAGGCAATTTACAAGGCAATAACTATCAAGTGATAGACGGGTTAAAAGCAGGAGAAAATATCGTCAGTGCGGGCATTCTTAAACTAAGCGATGGAGCTCCTATTCAACCGATGGACAATAAACAATAG
- a CDS encoding transposase codes for MNKYNPQIHHRRSIRLKNYDYSQAGAYFVTICIQNRDCLLGNIENQAIQLNEYGLIVQEIWEHIPLHFNNVELDAAVIMPNHFHGIIIITSCGSPQKIQKNKTNLSTIVAYFKYQTTKLINQKRHQIGIKLWQRNYYEHIIRNENSLQILRQYVQQNPIKWGIRSITS; via the coding sequence ATGAATAAATATAATCCACAAATTCATCATCGACGTTCTATTCGTCTAAAAAATTATGATTACAGTCAAGCAGGAGCCTATTTTGTTACTATATGTATTCAAAATCGAGATTGTTTGTTAGGTAATATTGAAAATCAAGCAATTCAATTAAATGAATATGGTTTAATTGTGCAAGAAATATGGGAACATATCCCTCTTCATTTCAATAACGTAGAATTAGATGCTGCTGTTATTATGCCAAATCATTTTCATGGCATTATTATTATTACTTCTTGCGGTTCTCCTCAAAAAATACAGAAAAACAAAACAAATCTTTCTACTATTGTTGCATATTTTAAATACCAAACAACAAAATTGATTAATCAAAAACGCCATCAAATAGGAATTAAACTATGGCAGAGAAATTATTATGAGCATATTATTAGAAATGAGAACTCATTACAAATATTAAGGCAATATGTTCAACAAAATCCGATTAAATGGGGAATTAGATCAATTACATCCTAA
- a CDS encoding photosystem II S4 domain protein → MLPREQLLKGIENREEIARIIDLAEIALKTWEVAISDFLSPPVIAEVQRLFKGLTELEMLPWGGYPQAERQRVGIVRAEIPLETPQITLAALDIAGNFLFDPATHRDFLGAILGTGIVREKIGDIIVLGERGAQVIVVPEMVNFLETSLVQVRSVPVKVQLIDLSELKIRPPKTKEMNTVEASMRLDAIASAGFGISRSKMAEAISAGDVRVNWKEITQASYNVQSGDLITFRGKGRLEVGEVAVTKKERYRIQLTRFQ, encoded by the coding sequence ATGTTACCACGAGAACAATTATTAAAAGGCATTGAAAATCGAGAAGAAATTGCTCGCATTATAGATTTAGCAGAAATTGCGTTAAAAACCTGGGAAGTCGCCATTAGTGATTTTCTGTCTCCTCCCGTTATTGCAGAAGTTCAAAGACTCTTCAAAGGCTTAACAGAACTGGAAATGTTACCCTGGGGAGGGTATCCCCAAGCCGAACGACAAAGGGTAGGAATAGTCCGCGCTGAAATACCCCTAGAAACCCCTCAAATTACCCTAGCAGCTTTGGATATTGCGGGCAACTTTCTTTTTGACCCCGCTACCCATCGAGACTTTTTAGGGGCAATTTTAGGGACAGGAATTGTTCGCGAAAAAATTGGGGATATCATTGTATTAGGAGAACGAGGAGCTCAAGTGATTGTGGTTCCAGAGATGGTTAATTTCTTAGAAACGTCCTTAGTTCAGGTGCGTTCTGTCCCCGTTAAAGTGCAATTAATTGACTTAAGCGAGTTAAAAATTCGTCCCCCTAAAACGAAAGAAATGAACACCGTTGAAGCATCCATGCGCTTAGATGCGATCGCCTCGGCGGGTTTTGGCATATCGCGTAGTAAAATGGCAGAAGCCATTAGTGCCGGGGATGTCCGGGTCAATTGGAAAGAAATTACCCAAGCCAGTTACAATGTACAGTCGGGAGATTTAATTACTTTTCGTGGCAAAGGACGCTTAGAAGTGGGAGAAGTTGCTGTTACCAAAAAGGAACGTTATCGCATTCAATTAACTCGATTTCAGTAG
- the hpnH gene encoding adenosyl-hopene transferase HpnH — MAVQLRQALKVGTYIISQRLSGRQRYPLVLMLEPLFRCNLACSGCGKIQHPPEILTRNLTPEECFTAVEECGAPVVSIPGGEPLLHPQIDEIVKGLVQRKKFVYLCTNAILLEKSLDKFEPSPYLTFSVHLDGLREHHDKCVDRQGVFDKAIQGIRAAKEKGFRVTTNTTIFEGTDPQEMQEFFDFLETLGTDGMMISPGYSYEWAPDQEHFLKREQTKALFQQILMPWKTGKKRWNFNHNPLFLDFLLGEKDYECTPWGSPSYSVLGWQKPCYLLNEGHYKTFKELLEETNWENYGRKSGNPKCADCMVHCGYEPTAAVDAMNPANMGRALESLFSA; from the coding sequence ATGGCTGTTCAATTGCGACAAGCACTCAAGGTTGGCACTTATATTATTAGTCAGCGTTTATCGGGTCGTCAACGCTACCCCCTGGTATTGATGCTAGAACCCCTATTTCGCTGTAATTTAGCCTGTTCAGGTTGCGGAAAAATTCAGCATCCTCCCGAAATTTTAACCCGTAATTTGACCCCCGAAGAATGTTTTACAGCAGTAGAAGAATGTGGTGCTCCGGTGGTGTCTATTCCTGGGGGAGAACCCTTGTTACATCCCCAAATTGATGAAATTGTTAAGGGGTTAGTCCAACGGAAAAAGTTTGTCTATCTATGTACTAATGCAATTTTACTAGAAAAAAGCCTCGATAAATTTGAACCGTCTCCCTATCTAACCTTTAGTGTTCACCTCGATGGGTTACGGGAACATCATGATAAATGTGTTGATCGTCAAGGGGTATTTGATAAAGCGATTCAGGGTATTCGTGCTGCTAAAGAAAAGGGATTTCGTGTAACAACAAATACGACCATTTTTGAAGGAACCGATCCTCAAGAAATGCAGGAATTTTTTGACTTTCTGGAAACCTTGGGAACTGATGGTATGATGATTTCTCCAGGGTATAGTTACGAATGGGCTCCCGATCAAGAACACTTTCTTAAACGGGAACAAACCAAGGCATTATTTCAACAAATTTTGATGCCTTGGAAGACAGGGAAAAAGCGTTGGAATTTTAATCACAATCCCCTATTTTTAGATTTTCTGTTAGGAGAAAAAGACTACGAATGTACTCCTTGGGGAAGTCCGAGTTATAGTGTTTTGGGATGGCAAAAACCCTGTTATTTGCTCAATGAAGGACACTATAAAACCTTCAAAGAACTGTTAGAAGAAACCAACTGGGAAAACTATGGACGCAAGAGTGGTAATCCTAAATGTGCTGACTGTATGGTACATTGCGGATATGAACCCACGGCTGCCGTTGATGCCATGAATCCTGCTAACATGGGACGAGCATTAGAAAGTTTGTTTAGTGCGTAA
- a CDS encoding Rpn family recombination-promoting nuclease/putative transposase, producing MKTDSIFYQLFQTLPGCLFDLLNLPSDIVNDYQLSSVEVKQLAFRIDGVFLPKNLLQLIETILVYKLPQMNRQEIEKMFSLSDLRETKVYQEALEQGREQGRQQGELAAKIDSIPRWIALGLSVEQIAQGLDLEIEEVVKVVNKQ from the coding sequence ATGAAAACCGATAGCATTTTTTATCAACTTTTCCAAACGCTTCCCGGTTGCTTGTTTGACTTACTCAATCTTCCCAGTGATATCGTTAATGATTATCAACTTTCTTCAGTAGAAGTTAAACAACTTGCCTTCCGTATTGATGGAGTATTTTTACCGAAAAATCTTTTACAATTAATAGAGACAATCCTTGTTTATAAACTACCCCAGATGAATCGTCAGGAGATAGAAAAAATGTTTAGTTTAAGTGATCTCAGAGAAACAAAAGTTTATCAAGAAGCGTTAGAACAAGGAAGAGAACAAGGAAGACAGCAAGGAGAATTAGCGGCTAAAATTGACTCTATTCCCCGTTGGATAGCTTTGGGACTAAGCGTAGAACAAATTGCTCAAGGATTAGATTTGGAGATTGAAGAAGTTGTAAAAGTTGTTAACAAACAATAA
- a CDS encoding Tex family protein codes for MKTLTEIIASTTSLNPQSVQNALDLLLEGATIPFIARYRKEKTGSLDEVQLRDIWENYNYLTDLEKRKQTILEAISAQNKLTEELKQKIESCLQKTELEDLYLPYKPKRRTRATVAKEKGLQSFADWIKSLNNSNAKPLALEEEAKRYLSVEKGITTVEDALNGASDILAEEVSEKAELRAYLRDYLMKEGIFTSSIKSEYPEGSTKYEMYRTFQGSVKKIAPHNILALFRGESEGLLSINLDFDESVIFSYLASQEIKTKNTAIKQFYQGMLKDAFNRLIKPSLVREIRSDRKNWADIESIKTFEINLKQLLLSPPAGMKPTLAIDPGFRTGCKVAILSETGQFLEYQAIFPHTGEGKRKEAEITLKNLLKKYNIELIAIGNGTASRETDQFITEILKTLNNKPIKVIVNESGASIYSASDLAREEFPDLDVTVRGAISIGRRLQDPLAELVKIDPKSIGVGQYQHDVDQKLLKQKLEETVESCVNYVGVDLNTASKALLVFVSGITPTIANNIVEYRNNNGVFKNRKELLKVTKLGAKAFEQAAGFLRIRNGENPLDNTAVHPESYPVVQSIASSLNTPLSKINQVNSQLKNLNLQQFVTATIGLPTLQDVIAELEKPGRDPREEFKYATFKEGITEIADLTPGMILEGIITNVVNFGAFVDIGVHQDGLVHISQLADYFIKDPKEVVKVGQVVKVKVLEVNEKLKRINLSMKLSRE; via the coding sequence ATGAAAACATTAACAGAAATTATTGCCTCTACAACGTCCCTAAATCCCCAAAGTGTTCAAAATGCCTTAGACTTATTGCTAGAAGGGGCAACTATTCCCTTTATAGCTCGTTATCGGAAAGAAAAAACAGGTTCTTTAGATGAAGTTCAATTAAGAGATATTTGGGAAAATTATAACTATCTAACAGACTTGGAAAAGCGTAAACAAACGATTCTAGAAGCAATTTCTGCTCAAAATAAACTCACAGAAGAACTGAAACAAAAAATCGAATCTTGTTTACAAAAAACAGAACTAGAAGACCTCTATTTACCTTATAAACCCAAACGACGCACAAGGGCAACGGTTGCCAAAGAAAAAGGGTTACAATCCTTCGCAGACTGGATTAAATCCTTAAATAATTCTAATGCAAAACCTCTAGCATTAGAGGAAGAAGCAAAACGTTATCTTTCTGTAGAAAAAGGGATTACAACCGTTGAAGATGCGCTTAATGGAGCTTCTGATATTTTAGCGGAAGAAGTGTCCGAAAAAGCAGAATTAAGAGCCTATCTAAGAGACTATTTAATGAAAGAAGGGATCTTTACCTCTAGTATTAAAAGTGAGTATCCCGAAGGAAGCACTAAATATGAGATGTATCGCACGTTCCAAGGGAGTGTTAAAAAGATAGCCCCTCATAATATTTTAGCCCTATTTCGGGGCGAATCAGAAGGCCTTTTATCAATTAATCTAGACTTTGATGAATCGGTTATTTTTTCCTATTTAGCATCCCAAGAAATTAAAACTAAAAATACAGCCATTAAACAATTTTATCAAGGAATGTTAAAAGATGCCTTTAACCGTTTAATCAAACCGTCTTTAGTTAGAGAAATTCGCTCAGATCGTAAAAATTGGGCAGATATTGAATCCATTAAAACCTTTGAAATTAACCTCAAACAACTTTTACTATCTCCCCCCGCAGGAATGAAACCAACTCTAGCGATCGATCCAGGGTTTCGTACTGGTTGTAAGGTAGCTATTCTATCAGAAACAGGACAATTTTTAGAGTATCAAGCAATCTTTCCCCACACGGGAGAAGGCAAACGAAAAGAAGCTGAAATTACGCTTAAAAATCTTCTAAAAAAATACAATATTGAACTGATTGCTATTGGTAATGGGACTGCTTCGCGTGAAACTGATCAATTTATTACAGAAATTCTCAAAACCTTAAACAATAAACCCATTAAAGTTATTGTCAATGAATCGGGTGCTTCTATTTATTCTGCGAGTGATTTAGCAAGAGAAGAATTTCCCGATCTTGATGTTACCGTAAGAGGTGCTATTAGTATTGGCAGAAGATTACAAGACCCTTTAGCAGAATTAGTCAAAATCGATCCAAAATCCATTGGAGTCGGACAATATCAACACGATGTTGATCAGAAACTATTAAAACAAAAACTCGAAGAAACTGTAGAAAGTTGTGTGAATTATGTGGGAGTTGATCTGAATACAGCTTCAAAAGCTTTATTAGTTTTTGTCTCTGGAATCACCCCGACTATTGCTAATAATATTGTGGAATATCGTAATAATAATGGAGTTTTTAAAAACCGCAAAGAGCTTTTAAAAGTGACTAAATTAGGAGCAAAAGCTTTTGAACAAGCAGCCGGATTTTTAAGAATTAGAAACGGTGAAAATCCTCTAGATAATACCGCAGTTCACCCAGAAAGCTATCCCGTTGTTCAATCGATCGCGAGTAGTTTAAATACCCCATTATCGAAAATTAATCAAGTTAATTCTCAATTAAAAAACCTTAATCTTCAACAATTTGTTACTGCAACTATTGGTTTACCCACCCTACAAGATGTCATCGCAGAACTGGAAAAACCTGGACGCGATCCCAGAGAAGAATTTAAGTATGCAACCTTCAAAGAAGGAATTACAGAAATAGCTGATTTAACGCCAGGAATGATCCTAGAAGGAATTATCACCAATGTTGTTAATTTTGGCGCATTTGTTGATATTGGGGTTCATCAAGATGGACTGGTTCATATCTCCCAACTCGCTGACTATTTTATCAAAGATCCCAAAGAAGTTGTTAAAGTTGGACAAGTCGTAAAAGTCAAAGTCTTAGAAGTTAATGAAAAACTAAAACGTATTAACTTATCAATGAAATTATCGAGAGAATAG
- the rplI gene encoding 50S ribosomal protein L9, whose product MSKRVQIVLNKTINKLGQTGDLVEVAPGYARNYLIPQGMGVIATPGILRQVEQRKEKEMQRLLAEKQAAEARKVALSTIGRFTIRKQVGEGEAIFGTVTTQEVADAIQAATNQEVDRRGITLPEISQTGFYKATVKLHPEVTAEIEIQVAPL is encoded by the coding sequence ATGTCCAAACGAGTACAAATTGTATTAAACAAGACCATCAATAAACTAGGGCAAACTGGCGATCTCGTAGAAGTTGCTCCAGGTTATGCCCGTAATTACCTGATACCTCAAGGAATGGGGGTTATCGCTACGCCAGGTATTCTCAGACAGGTAGAACAGCGCAAAGAAAAAGAAATGCAACGGCTTTTAGCTGAAAAACAAGCAGCTGAAGCCCGCAAAGTTGCTTTGTCTACCATTGGACGCTTTACGATTCGTAAACAAGTCGGGGAAGGAGAAGCCATTTTTGGAACCGTTACCACCCAAGAAGTGGCTGATGCTATTCAAGCAGCAACTAACCAAGAAGTCGATCGTCGTGGTATTACTTTACCCGAAATTAGCCAAACGGGGTTCTACAAAGCTACCGTTAAATTACATCCTGAAGTGACTGCTGAAATTGAAATTCAAGTAGCACCTTTGTAA
- a CDS encoding RNA-guided endonuclease InsQ/TnpB family protein, giving the protein MLTLNYTYRIYPDSKQEAMLDEWLEICRHSYNYALRELKDWIASRKCLIDRCSLESEYIMSADYPFPSYHQQQNQLPKAKKVFPELAKVPSQVLQTNVRRLHEAWDFFRNRGFGFPRFKKYGQMKSLLFPQFRSNPLTGWQINLPKLGKVQINLHRPIPDGFIIKQVRIVKKAKGWLAVISIQSDITLPEIETPFGHFLGLDVGLSSYLATSDNYVEKGRKFFKSEHRKLKLLQRRLSRKQKRSKNYEKARKKVEKQHNHIAFKRKNYQFKLAHKCCDMGDSIFMEDIDFRTMAKGFLGKHTLDAGFGQFRDILKYVCKIRGKYFGLVDHRGTSQTCPNCRAQVRKTLADRFHACYECGYGINNFVDRDVASAQEICNRGIETTTLGLRGKETVCQVEVSGVMSLDNWRRGNLPLWAEMSLREEGSPHHNL; this is encoded by the coding sequence ATGTTGACTTTAAACTACACCTACAGGATTTACCCTGACAGCAAACAAGAGGCGATGTTAGACGAATGGCTAGAGATTTGCCGCCATTCATATAACTATGCCTTGCGTGAGCTAAAAGATTGGATTGCTTCAAGGAAGTGTCTAATAGATCGGTGTTCGTTAGAGTCAGAATATATCATGTCTGCTGATTATCCTTTTCCTAGTTATCATCAACAACAAAATCAGTTACCAAAAGCTAAAAAAGTATTTCCTGAATTAGCCAAAGTCCCAAGCCAAGTCTTGCAAACAAATGTGAGAAGACTTCATGAGGCTTGGGATTTTTTTCGTAATAGAGGGTTTGGTTTTCCTCGATTCAAGAAATATGGGCAAATGAAGTCTTTATTGTTCCCTCAGTTTAGGAGTAACCCGTTAACAGGGTGGCAAATAAACTTACCCAAGTTAGGGAAAGTGCAGATAAATCTTCATCGTCCGATTCCGGATGGGTTTATTATCAAGCAGGTAAGAATTGTCAAAAAAGCTAAAGGTTGGTTGGCTGTAATTAGCATTCAATCTGATATAACTTTACCTGAAATAGAAACACCATTTGGTCATTTCCTTGGTCTTGATGTTGGACTTTCTAGTTACTTGGCTACCAGTGATAACTATGTGGAAAAAGGACGTAAATTCTTCAAGAGTGAACATCGCAAGCTTAAATTGCTGCAACGTCGCTTAAGTAGAAAGCAGAAACGTTCTAAGAACTACGAAAAAGCCAGGAAAAAGGTAGAAAAACAACATAATCACATTGCTTTCAAGCGTAAAAATTACCAATTCAAGTTGGCTCATAAGTGTTGTGACATGGGAGACAGTATCTTTATGGAAGATATTGACTTTCGTACAATGGCTAAGGGCTTTCTTGGAAAACATACCCTTGATGCAGGTTTTGGACAATTTAGGGATATTCTGAAATATGTCTGCAAGATAAGGGGTAAGTATTTTGGTTTGGTTGACCATCGGGGAACCAGTCAAACTTGTCCTAATTGTCGGGCACAAGTCAGGAAGACTCTAGCTGATAGATTTCATGCTTGCTATGAGTGCGGTTACGGAATTAATAATTTCGTTGACCGCGATGTGGCTTCTGCTCAAGAAATCTGCAATCGAGGGATAGAAACTACTACTCTGGGACTCAGAGGAAAGGAAACCGTCTGTCAAGTCGAGGTGTCGGGGGTGATGAGCCTAGATAACTGGCGTAGAGGCAATCTACCTCTGTGGGCAGAAATGTCTCTTCGTGAGGAGGGAAGCCCACACCATAATCTTTGA